The following DNA comes from Methanomassiliicoccales archaeon LGM-DZ1.
GCCGAGGAGAACTGCGAAGCCGGCCTGAAGTACATAAAGTGCGAGGGCTCCTTCGTCCGCCACGACATCGGGACCCAGGCCCTCATACAGAAGCGCATAGACCACATGAAGGCCATCCGCGGCGCATGAGGCGCTACCTGGTCAAGGTCGCATACCTCGGGGAGGGCTTCAGCGGATCGCAGGCCCAGCCTCCGGAGACCGGCCTGAGGACGGTCGCCGGCGAGGTCCGCTCGAAGCTGCTCCTCACCGATCATGTGCCCGAGGACAGGATAGACCTCAGGTTCGCCAGCCGCACCGACGCCGGAGTCTCGGCGCTCGGCAACGCGATAGCCTTCTACACCGAGTTCAAGGACCCGGAGACCATGCTCCGGGCGCTCAACTCCGTCTCCGACGGGGTCTACTACCTGGCATACCGCGAGGTGGACGATGCCTTCAACCCGAGGATCGCCGACAAACGCTATTACAGGTACTCCTGCCCCGCCGACCGCATGGACCTCCCGGCGTTCAGGGAGGCGGCGGAGCTGTTCGAGGGGCATCACGATTTCAAGCGTTTCGCCAAGAACGAGACCGGGAAATCCACAGTGATGGCGATAGACTCGGTGAACGTCAGGCTCCGCGGGAACATCATCGAGACCGATTTCTGCGCGAACTACTTCCTTTGGAACCA
Coding sequences within:
- a CDS encoding tRNA pseudouridine synthase A; the encoded protein is MRRYLVKVAYLGEGFSGSQAQPPETGLRTVAGEVRSKLLLTDHVPEDRIDLRFASRTDAGVSALGNAIAFYTEFKDPETMLRALNSVSDGVYYLAYREVDDAFNPRIADKRYYRYSCPADRMDLPAFREAAELFEGHHDFKRFAKNETGKSTVMAIDSVNVRLRGNIIETDFCANYFLWNQIRRIMAAVMQVGLGMSSLQDVKEILAGRDGTFGLAKPEGLTLLDVTFPGEGFTFPEECPYSRRIGRDLFRDGLRSGFHRTLMDRYREETG